From Aliidiomarina minuta, one genomic window encodes:
- the cysI gene encoding assimilatory sulfite reductase (NADPH) hemoprotein subunit, translating into MSKFPVKSELVVPGSLSDNERLKAESKLLRGTITTDLSNPVTGGFNTDNFTLIRFHGMYQQDDRDIRSERQEQKLEPLHNVMLRARMPGGIITPQQWLAIDDFAARSTLYGSIRLTTRQTFQFHGVLKPHIKPMHQLLNSVGIDSIATAGDVNRNVLCTSNPVESELHAEAYGWAAKISEHLLPRTKAYAEIWLNKEKVESTESEPVLGENYLPRKFKTTVVIPPHNDVDVHANDLNFVAIAEKGRLIGFNVLVGGGLAMTFGDNATYPRRADELGFIPLEQTLTVAEHVVSVQRDYGNRVNRKNAKTKYTIDRLGLDTFRSLVEERTGFSFEPVHPYQFTSRGDRFGWVKGIDNKQHLTLFIESGRILDKPGRPIKTGLAKIAHIHKGDFRMTANQNLIIAGVEPTEVELIEQLAREYGLLDKKISPQRLNSMACVSFPTCPLAMAEAERYLPELVGKVEALLVKHGVDEEHIVLRVTGCPNGCGRAMLAEVGLIGKAPGKYNLYLGGNRVGTRIPKLFSENIPEQKILQILDQLIASWAQDRVGPECFGDFVIRTGVVKEVKVSHLDFHS; encoded by the coding sequence ATGAGCAAATTTCCAGTCAAATCTGAACTTGTGGTGCCCGGTTCGCTTTCTGATAACGAACGCTTAAAGGCAGAAAGCAAATTATTGCGTGGGACCATCACCACTGACTTGTCGAATCCTGTTACGGGCGGTTTTAATACCGACAATTTCACCTTGATTCGTTTTCATGGCATGTACCAGCAGGACGATCGGGATATCCGCTCGGAGCGTCAGGAGCAAAAACTTGAGCCACTGCACAATGTCATGCTTCGTGCACGTATGCCTGGGGGCATTATCACCCCTCAGCAGTGGCTTGCCATAGATGACTTTGCTGCCCGCAGCACTTTGTATGGCAGCATTCGGTTAACCACCCGGCAGACTTTCCAGTTTCATGGTGTCTTAAAACCTCATATTAAACCTATGCATCAGTTATTAAACAGCGTGGGCATTGATTCCATTGCGACAGCGGGAGACGTAAATAGAAACGTGCTGTGTACGTCCAATCCTGTGGAGTCTGAGTTGCATGCAGAAGCTTACGGCTGGGCGGCAAAAATAAGCGAACATTTATTGCCCCGCACTAAAGCCTACGCGGAGATCTGGCTGAACAAAGAAAAAGTAGAATCGACAGAAAGTGAACCTGTATTAGGGGAAAATTATTTGCCCCGTAAATTTAAAACCACAGTGGTGATACCGCCACACAATGATGTGGATGTGCATGCTAATGACCTGAATTTTGTAGCCATTGCTGAGAAAGGCCGCTTGATTGGTTTTAATGTGCTAGTCGGTGGTGGGTTAGCAATGACATTCGGTGACAACGCCACTTACCCCAGAAGAGCTGATGAGCTTGGTTTCATTCCGTTGGAGCAGACGCTTACTGTTGCCGAACATGTTGTATCTGTGCAGCGTGACTACGGTAATCGGGTGAACCGCAAAAACGCTAAGACTAAATATACTATCGACCGTCTGGGCCTGGACACTTTCCGTTCTCTGGTAGAAGAAAGAACCGGGTTTTCATTTGAACCCGTGCACCCTTATCAGTTTACCTCACGAGGGGACCGTTTTGGCTGGGTCAAAGGCATTGATAATAAACAGCACCTGACCTTATTTATTGAAAGCGGACGCATTCTGGATAAACCCGGAAGACCGATAAAAACAGGTCTGGCCAAGATCGCTCACATACATAAGGGCGATTTTCGAATGACGGCAAATCAGAACCTGATTATAGCTGGCGTCGAGCCCACCGAGGTTGAGCTCATTGAACAGCTTGCGCGGGAATATGGCTTGCTGGATAAAAAAATTAGTCCCCAGCGTTTGAATTCCATGGCCTGCGTATCCTTTCCTACCTGTCCTCTTGCGATGGCCGAAGCTGAGCGTTATTTGCCTGAGTTGGTAGGTAAAGTAGAAGCGCTACTGGTGAAACATGGCGTGGATGAAGAGCATATTGTGCTGCGTGTCACTGGCTGCCCTAATGGTTGCGGCCGGGCGATGCTGGCTGAGGTGGGCCTTATCGGCAAAGCACCTGGCAAATACAATCTGTATTTGGGGGGTAACCGGGTAGGCACCCGGATCCCGAAACTCTTTAGTGAAAATATTCCTGAACAAAAAATCCTGCAGATCCTGGATCAGTTAATAGCCAGCTGGGCGCAGGATCGAGTCGGGCCGGAGTGTTTTGGTGACTTTGTTATTCGCACCGGTGTGGTCAAAGAAGTGAAGGTCTCGCACCTTGATTTTCATAGCTAA
- the cysG gene encoding siroheme synthase CysG has product MDYLPIFAQLHDKPVLVVGGGDVALRKIKLLLAAGARVTVLARTIIPSIRALPDDQVICLQAEFGEHPVAGYKLIVAATDIPAVNRRVHAEGQLHNIWVNAVDDPDNGDFIMPAIVDRSPLVMAISSGGKAPVLARMWREKLEQLASQSTQDMAKLAAHNRSLVKSSLSNLQQRRDFWERFFAGPALSLLQSGKHEQAQQLLSHELAGFSVNQGEVYLVGAGPGDPELLTIKAMQYMQKADVIVHDGLVSEAVLELSRRDAERISVAKKAGLHSMQQNDINQLLVQLANEGKRVCRLKGGDPFIYGRGGEECQALKKAGVRYFVVPGITAAAGCAAYAGIPLTHRDYAQTLHLVTGHCQPNGERPDWLALARSRQTLVVYMGLITSEQLSQQLIRHGRSETTPVAVIENGTLATQRCITGNLQHLPDLIRSHDIKSPALIVIGEVVALASELSWFQQHEQHDTPQTTSHVA; this is encoded by the coding sequence ATGGATTACTTACCAATATTTGCACAGCTGCATGATAAACCCGTTTTAGTTGTCGGTGGTGGCGATGTGGCACTGCGAAAGATAAAGCTATTGCTAGCCGCCGGGGCGCGCGTCACTGTGCTGGCCAGAACTATCATTCCTTCTATTCGAGCGCTGCCCGACGATCAGGTTATTTGCCTGCAAGCTGAATTTGGTGAACACCCAGTGGCTGGCTACAAGCTCATTGTCGCGGCTACAGATATCCCTGCAGTTAATCGACGGGTGCATGCTGAGGGCCAGCTCCACAATATCTGGGTAAATGCGGTAGATGACCCTGACAACGGTGATTTTATTATGCCAGCCATTGTGGATCGCAGCCCTCTGGTGATGGCCATTTCTTCCGGAGGCAAGGCTCCGGTGCTGGCTCGCATGTGGCGTGAAAAGCTGGAACAGCTGGCTTCTCAGTCAACTCAGGATATGGCCAAGCTTGCAGCCCATAACCGCAGTCTGGTGAAAAGTTCGTTATCTAATCTGCAACAGCGACGTGACTTCTGGGAGCGTTTTTTTGCAGGGCCGGCGCTGTCGTTACTGCAATCAGGCAAGCATGAGCAGGCGCAACAATTACTGAGCCATGAGCTAGCGGGTTTTTCGGTTAATCAGGGAGAGGTCTATTTAGTGGGAGCGGGACCGGGAGACCCTGAACTGCTAACCATAAAAGCCATGCAATATATGCAAAAAGCAGACGTCATTGTGCATGACGGTCTGGTTTCTGAAGCCGTGCTGGAGCTTTCCCGCCGTGATGCTGAGCGCATCAGCGTGGCCAAAAAAGCAGGGCTACACAGCATGCAGCAAAACGATATTAATCAGTTGTTGGTGCAACTTGCGAATGAAGGTAAGCGTGTGTGCCGGCTGAAGGGCGGCGACCCTTTCATATATGGGCGTGGGGGTGAAGAGTGTCAGGCGCTTAAAAAGGCCGGTGTGCGTTATTTTGTAGTGCCGGGAATTACCGCCGCGGCGGGTTGCGCGGCTTATGCCGGCATTCCTCTGACGCATCGCGATTATGCACAGACGCTGCATCTGGTGACAGGGCACTGTCAGCCCAACGGCGAACGTCCGGACTGGCTAGCGCTCGCCCGTTCCAGGCAAACCCTGGTGGTTTACATGGGGTTGATCACTAGCGAACAACTCAGCCAGCAATTAATCAGGCACGGGCGCAGTGAGACAACGCCTGTAGCTGTAATTGAAAATGGCACTTTAGCTACACAGCGCTGCATCACGGGCAACTTACAGCATTTACCTGACTTGATTCGAAGTCATGACATAAAAAGCCCGGCTTTAATTGTCATTGGCGAAGTTGTAGCCCTGGCATCTGAATTGAGCTGGTTTCAGCAGCATGAGCAGCATGACACACCGCAAACAACAAGCCATGTGGCTTAG
- the cysK gene encoding cysteine synthase A, whose amino-acid sequence MSKVFNDNSTSIGGTPLVKLNRVVSGNVFAKIESRNPSNSVKCRLGANMVWEAEKQGAITPGRTLLEATSGNTGIALAFVAAARGIPLTLTMPQSMSLERRKLLKALGATLILTPADKGMKGAVQKAEELADSDPEGYLYLRQFSNPANPAIHLTTTGPEIDQALDGKIDIFVTGVGTGGTISGVGRYFKEQGKKVRCVAVEPAESPIIGQTLENQELTHSPHKIQGIGAGFIPDNLDLSLVNAVERVSSQEAIDMAHRLMHEEGILAGISSGATVVAAKRLAEKEEHKGKNIVVMLASSAERYLSSALFADVFTEAELHP is encoded by the coding sequence ATGTCCAAAGTGTTCAATGACAACTCCACCAGCATTGGTGGAACCCCTTTAGTAAAACTTAATCGTGTAGTCAGTGGTAACGTCTTTGCCAAAATAGAAAGCCGTAACCCTTCCAATAGCGTGAAATGCCGGCTGGGCGCCAATATGGTATGGGAAGCTGAAAAGCAAGGCGCTATCACACCTGGTAGAACCTTGCTCGAGGCTACTTCTGGCAATACCGGAATTGCATTAGCTTTCGTTGCTGCAGCAAGAGGCATTCCCCTGACTCTTACCATGCCTCAGTCTATGAGTCTCGAGCGCCGCAAACTGTTAAAAGCCTTAGGCGCCACGCTGATCCTTACCCCCGCAGATAAAGGCATGAAGGGCGCGGTGCAGAAAGCGGAAGAACTTGCAGATAGCGATCCTGAGGGCTATTTATATCTGCGTCAGTTCTCTAATCCTGCGAACCCGGCGATTCATCTCACCACCACCGGGCCCGAAATTGATCAGGCACTGGATGGTAAAATAGATATTTTTGTCACAGGTGTAGGTACTGGCGGTACTATCAGCGGAGTGGGCCGCTACTTTAAAGAACAAGGCAAAAAGGTTCGTTGCGTAGCAGTCGAACCCGCCGAATCCCCTATTATCGGGCAGACGCTGGAAAACCAGGAACTGACTCATTCTCCTCATAAAATACAAGGCATAGGTGCAGGTTTTATACCCGACAACCTGGATCTGTCTTTAGTCAACGCAGTCGAGCGCGTCAGTAGTCAGGAAGCGATAGACATGGCGCACCGCCTGATGCATGAAGAAGGCATACTGGCCGGCATTTCCTCTGGAGCTACGGTAGTAGCGGCTAAACGATTAGCTGAGAAAGAAGAGCATAAAGGCAAGAACATAGTCGTAATGCTGGCAAGCTCTGCAGAACGTTACTTAAGTTCAGCTTTATTCGCAGATGTATTTACAGAAGCAGAGTTACACCCGTAG
- the cysD gene encoding sulfate adenylyltransferase subunit CysD has translation MALSHLQQLEAESIHIFREVAAEFKKPVMLYSIGKDSSVLLHLALKAFAPGRLPFPLLHVDTGWKFREMIHFRDQVSERYGLDLLVHQNQKGIDAGINPFIHGSEKHTTIMKTEGLKQALDQYGFDAAFGGARRDEEKSRAKERVFSFRNRHHHWDPKQQRPELWNLYNSEINDGESIRVFPLSNWTELDIWQYIQQEQIDIVPLYFAQPRPVVRQGNSLLMVDDERFPLTDDDKVEHLSVRFRTLGCYPLTGAVLSQATTLDEIIEEMLRARTSERQGRAIDQDQSGMELKKREGYF, from the coding sequence ATGGCGTTATCACATTTACAACAACTGGAAGCAGAAAGCATTCATATCTTCCGGGAAGTCGCTGCTGAATTTAAGAAGCCTGTCATGCTGTATTCGATCGGCAAAGATTCATCGGTGCTTTTGCACCTTGCCTTAAAAGCCTTTGCTCCTGGCCGTTTGCCTTTCCCGTTGCTGCACGTAGACACCGGCTGGAAGTTTCGTGAAATGATTCATTTTCGGGATCAGGTCAGCGAGCGTTATGGTCTGGATTTGCTTGTGCACCAGAACCAGAAAGGCATTGATGCGGGCATTAATCCTTTTATTCATGGTAGTGAAAAACATACCACCATTATGAAAACCGAAGGCCTTAAACAGGCACTGGACCAGTACGGTTTTGACGCTGCTTTTGGAGGCGCACGTCGTGATGAAGAAAAGTCACGTGCGAAAGAGCGGGTTTTTTCTTTTCGGAATCGTCATCACCACTGGGATCCTAAGCAGCAGCGCCCGGAATTGTGGAATCTGTACAACAGCGAGATTAATGACGGCGAAAGCATTCGGGTTTTCCCCCTGTCGAACTGGACCGAGCTGGATATCTGGCAATACATTCAGCAGGAGCAGATAGATATAGTGCCGCTTTATTTTGCTCAACCCCGCCCCGTAGTCAGACAAGGCAACAGCTTGTTGATGGTAGACGATGAGCGTTTTCCGCTGACAGACGATGACAAGGTTGAACATCTGTCTGTTCGTTTTCGCACTTTGGGTTGTTACCCATTAACAGGGGCTGTGCTGTCGCAGGCAACCACCCTGGATGAAATTATCGAAGAAATGTTAAGGGCGAGAACCTCAGAGCGACAGGGTCGGGCAATCGATCAGGATCAGTCAGGTATGGAATTGAAAAAACGGGAGGGTTATTTCTGA
- a CDS encoding assimilatory sulfite reductase (NADPH) flavoprotein subunit has protein sequence MQISDLIKQSNPLNQTQQQQMNALLGSLDTVQRAWVHGYIAATLSVTSELNAVPAAASEEPQVTVLYGSQTGNSRHLAEQLAERCNSLAVQTRVLDMADYKNRDLKKESHLILVTSTYGEGEPPENAISLYNFLYSKKAPSLKSLNFAVLGLGDSSYEFFCKTALDFHAQLEQLGAQSLLPCVELDVDYETAAEEWEERVSQLLQERCVDVVKGNHPPAVVTPTPLTTYNKKNPYSAELYTHQRITGRRSSKDIRHVELALGDSGLTYQPGDSLGVYFKNDQELVEELLELTAVKPDAEVTLDGKTLSIVDAIKEHKEITQAYPGFVEFYARQGGIEQLNSLLEDKKQLHSYLQSRQIIDIVREHPFPLPAQALVDGLRKLQPRLYSIASSQKEVEDEVHLTVAVVRYEAFGVSHTGGASGFLADRITAGDQVRIYVEENKNFRLPEEDDSDVIMIGPGTGIAPFRAFLQEREQRKAKGKNWLFFGNPHFTEDFLYQVEWQGYLKNGLLTRIDLAFSRDQEDKLYVQHRLREQGKEVYAWLQRGAYLYICGDGQRMAKDVEAELISIVQQYGNKTDTEASDYLQQLKQQKRYQKDVY, from the coding sequence ATGCAAATTTCAGACTTAATTAAGCAATCAAACCCATTGAACCAGACTCAGCAGCAGCAAATGAACGCACTGCTTGGTTCTCTTGATACTGTGCAACGTGCATGGGTTCATGGATATATCGCGGCCACGCTCAGCGTGACGTCGGAGTTAAATGCGGTTCCAGCCGCAGCTTCTGAGGAACCTCAGGTGACTGTACTCTATGGTTCACAAACCGGGAACTCGCGTCATCTGGCTGAGCAACTAGCTGAACGCTGTAATAGCCTGGCAGTGCAGACTCGTGTGCTGGATATGGCGGATTATAAAAATCGTGACTTGAAAAAAGAAAGTCATTTGATCCTGGTTACATCAACCTATGGAGAAGGTGAGCCTCCTGAGAATGCGATTTCACTTTACAATTTTCTGTATAGCAAGAAAGCGCCGTCATTGAAGTCTCTCAATTTTGCCGTATTGGGCCTGGGGGATAGCAGCTATGAATTCTTTTGTAAGACAGCCTTAGATTTTCATGCGCAGTTAGAGCAGCTTGGTGCACAGTCCCTTTTGCCCTGCGTTGAGCTTGATGTTGATTATGAGACCGCTGCAGAGGAGTGGGAGGAGCGTGTCAGTCAATTACTGCAAGAGCGTTGTGTAGACGTGGTAAAGGGCAATCATCCCCCTGCAGTTGTAACACCGACACCTCTCACAACATATAACAAAAAGAATCCATATAGTGCCGAGCTGTATACGCACCAACGCATAACAGGTCGGCGATCCTCGAAAGATATCCGCCATGTTGAATTGGCCTTAGGTGATTCCGGTTTAACTTATCAACCTGGAGATTCTCTCGGGGTGTACTTCAAAAATGATCAGGAGCTGGTTGAAGAACTGCTCGAACTGACGGCTGTGAAGCCTGATGCTGAAGTAACCCTGGATGGCAAGACGCTTAGTATTGTCGACGCTATTAAGGAACATAAAGAAATCACTCAGGCCTACCCTGGTTTTGTAGAGTTCTATGCCAGGCAGGGCGGCATTGAGCAACTGAATTCGCTGCTGGAGGATAAGAAGCAACTACACAGCTATCTTCAAAGTCGTCAAATTATTGACATAGTGCGAGAGCATCCCTTTCCTTTACCCGCCCAGGCTTTAGTTGATGGGCTACGCAAACTGCAGCCACGTCTTTATTCAATAGCCTCCTCACAAAAAGAAGTTGAAGACGAAGTGCATCTTACGGTTGCTGTTGTGCGTTATGAGGCCTTTGGTGTCAGTCATACCGGCGGAGCCTCAGGTTTTCTTGCCGACAGAATAACCGCGGGTGATCAGGTTCGCATTTATGTTGAAGAGAATAAGAACTTCCGTTTGCCAGAAGAAGATGACAGCGACGTCATTATGATAGGACCAGGTACTGGCATTGCACCTTTTCGTGCGTTTTTGCAGGAGCGGGAACAACGCAAAGCGAAGGGGAAGAACTGGCTGTTCTTTGGCAATCCTCATTTTACCGAAGATTTTCTGTATCAGGTTGAATGGCAGGGATATCTGAAAAACGGTTTATTGACCCGTATTGATCTGGCTTTTAGTCGTGACCAGGAAGATAAGTTATACGTGCAGCACCGTTTGCGTGAACAGGGGAAAGAGGTTTATGCATGGCTGCAGCGCGGAGCTTATCTCTATATCTGTGGTGACGGACAGCGTATGGCTAAAGATGTGGAAGCTGAGTTAATCAGCATTGTGCAGCAGTATGGCAATAAAACTGATACTGAGGCGAGTGACTACCTGCAACAACTTAAACAGCAAAAACGTTATCAGAAGGATGTGTATTAA
- a CDS encoding SLC13 family permease, whose protein sequence is MQLAGVLLLLAGLVAGLIFSQRSPAIFFAGALLTGYVLGWIPLDKALHNFTNSSLVTLVLLILCAIAIEKSRLTSWLSRQFSSASLTVVITRLTLTSAVLSAFINNTAVVSTLMSSLRQHPHFAASKLLLPLSYSAIMGGMLTLIGTSTNLIVNSFIEEAGLPGFSFFDFTLLGLTAFAIGFFVLLLGARWLPDNSSRQPKESSYYVTAQVPEGSPLIGHSVENNGLRHLKSLYLADIQRAQKNLCPVSPDIQLRAGDCLHFVGNLTAIPQLQEIPGLEFTPQQQQHEFELMEAVISNSSSTPLSLSRSVAVVIAFLGVLLLSLLNIVPLVKGLTVLLVLYLLTRTIKLSDIRERFPLELFIIVGSAIGLAQLMMDSGVAGLMASGLSAVVGENSPWLALAAVFLATWLFTEVITNNAAAALIFPVAYSLALQLGVDPTPFFMAVAFGASASFISPFGYQTNLMVYSAGNYKFRDYLRLGGPLCLVYSSTVLLLLPRFFPF, encoded by the coding sequence ATGCAACTTGCCGGTGTGTTGTTGCTGTTAGCCGGGTTGGTCGCTGGGCTTATTTTCAGCCAGCGGTCGCCTGCTATCTTTTTTGCAGGCGCATTGTTAACCGGTTATGTACTGGGCTGGATACCGCTCGATAAAGCCTTGCACAATTTCACCAATAGTTCGCTGGTTACCCTGGTGCTGTTAATTCTGTGCGCGATTGCGATTGAAAAATCGCGCCTGACCTCGTGGTTGAGCCGGCAGTTTTCCAGTGCTTCGTTAACAGTAGTGATTACGCGGCTGACACTTACCAGTGCTGTACTGTCTGCGTTCATTAATAATACTGCGGTAGTGTCTACTTTAATGAGCTCACTGCGTCAGCACCCTCATTTTGCGGCGTCTAAATTGCTGCTACCGCTTTCCTACAGTGCCATTATGGGTGGCATGCTTACCCTGATTGGTACTTCTACGAACTTAATCGTAAACAGTTTTATTGAAGAAGCGGGCCTGCCGGGATTTTCCTTTTTTGACTTTACCCTACTGGGACTAACCGCTTTCGCAATTGGCTTTTTTGTACTTCTGCTGGGTGCTCGCTGGTTGCCGGACAACAGCAGTCGTCAACCGAAAGAGTCGTCTTATTATGTCACCGCGCAGGTACCTGAAGGCAGTCCACTTATCGGACATAGCGTCGAGAATAATGGACTCAGGCACTTAAAATCACTGTACCTTGCTGATATTCAACGCGCGCAGAAAAACCTTTGTCCTGTTAGTCCGGATATTCAGTTGAGAGCTGGCGACTGTCTGCATTTTGTGGGTAATTTAACGGCAATACCTCAATTGCAGGAAATTCCCGGATTGGAGTTCACGCCTCAACAGCAGCAACATGAATTTGAATTGATGGAAGCCGTTATCAGCAATAGCTCTTCTACGCCGCTTTCGTTGTCACGCAGTGTGGCTGTGGTCATTGCATTCCTGGGCGTGCTACTGCTTTCTTTGCTGAATATAGTGCCCCTGGTTAAAGGGCTGACGGTATTGCTGGTTTTATATCTACTGACCAGAACCATTAAGCTGAGCGATATTCGCGAGCGCTTTCCTCTGGAGCTTTTCATTATTGTGGGTTCTGCAATAGGTCTGGCCCAGTTAATGATGGACTCGGGAGTTGCAGGCCTGATGGCTTCCGGGTTGTCTGCTGTGGTAGGGGAAAACAGCCCGTGGCTGGCCCTTGCTGCAGTTTTCCTCGCTACCTGGTTATTTACCGAAGTGATTACCAACAATGCTGCCGCGGCTCTTATTTTCCCGGTGGCTTATTCACTGGCTTTGCAGTTAGGGGTCGACCCCACGCCCTTTTTTATGGCGGTTGCCTTTGGTGCTTCCGCCAGTTTTATCTCTCCGTTCGGTTACCAGACCAACTTAATGGTGTATAGCGCAGGTAACTATAAATTCAGAGACTACCTGCGCCTTGGTGGCCCCTTGTGCCTGGTATACAGCAGCACTGTGTTGCTCTTGTTGCCCAGGTTTTTCCCTTTTTAA
- the cysN gene encoding sulfate adenylyltransferase subunit CysN encodes MAVTTTSLNKQLDNLGIQDYLKAHQQRSLLRVLTCGSVDDGKSTLIGRLLHDSQQLYDDQLDALNQDTKGRTSDGDLELAMLVDGLLAEREQGITIDVAYRYFSTQQRKFILADTPGHEQYTRNMVTGASNSEVAIVLVDGRHGVMAQTRRHSFICALLGIKSFIFAVNKMDLVAYDEQRFEQINHDIHELARTLELSDINVVPLSALKGENILHNSEQMPWYSREALLPLLENIEVAAKEDCNTRFVVQYVNRPHQDFRGYAGTLSSGQLSRGQSVTLYPSLQQSRIQDLYNAQGHCQQVFAREAITLTLEDNIDVSRGDWIVPGGDEVTVSNQLHATVVWFDENPLITEHWYKLKLGSQKVSARISRIVHTLDINDFSRHPSDQVSINDVAQLHIELSQPVPVDLASESAATGSFILIDPITNATVAAGLVNQISRERAEQPSTELSFVIELQQLIRKHFPQWKLEDVADVIRKT; translated from the coding sequence ATGGCAGTCACAACAACGTCTTTAAATAAACAACTGGATAACCTGGGCATTCAGGATTATCTGAAAGCGCATCAACAACGATCCTTATTAAGAGTACTGACCTGTGGCAGCGTAGATGATGGCAAAAGCACGCTCATTGGGCGCCTTTTGCATGACAGTCAGCAACTCTATGATGATCAACTGGATGCTTTAAATCAGGATACTAAAGGGCGCACCAGTGACGGCGACCTTGAACTTGCCATGCTGGTGGATGGCCTGCTGGCAGAGCGTGAGCAGGGTATAACTATTGATGTTGCGTATCGCTACTTTTCTACGCAACAACGCAAGTTCATTCTGGCTGACACCCCAGGCCATGAGCAGTATACCCGCAATATGGTCACCGGTGCTTCGAACTCTGAAGTGGCTATTGTTCTGGTTGATGGCCGTCACGGTGTCATGGCACAAACTCGCCGGCATAGTTTTATTTGTGCGTTGCTGGGCATTAAAAGCTTTATTTTTGCCGTCAATAAAATGGATTTAGTGGCTTATGATGAGCAGAGATTCGAGCAGATAAATCATGATATTCATGAACTGGCCCGGACTTTAGAGTTATCCGATATTAATGTGGTACCGCTGAGTGCTTTGAAAGGTGAAAATATTCTGCATAACTCAGAGCAGATGCCCTGGTACAGCCGGGAAGCCTTGCTGCCCTTATTGGAAAACATAGAGGTCGCCGCTAAAGAAGACTGCAATACCCGTTTTGTAGTGCAGTATGTTAACCGCCCCCATCAGGATTTTCGGGGCTATGCCGGGACTTTAAGTAGTGGGCAACTGAGCCGCGGCCAATCCGTGACTCTCTATCCGTCCCTTCAACAAAGCCGGATTCAGGATTTATACAATGCTCAGGGGCATTGTCAGCAGGTCTTTGCCAGAGAAGCCATCACTCTGACTCTGGAGGACAATATTGACGTCAGTCGGGGTGATTGGATAGTGCCTGGCGGTGATGAAGTAACGGTCAGCAATCAACTGCACGCCACTGTGGTCTGGTTTGATGAAAACCCACTGATAACAGAACACTGGTATAAGTTAAAACTCGGCAGCCAGAAAGTATCCGCGCGCATCAGCCGTATTGTGCATACCCTGGACATTAATGACTTCTCCAGACACCCCAGTGATCAGGTTAGCATTAACGATGTGGCCCAACTTCATATCGAGCTCAGTCAGCCGGTGCCTGTTGATCTGGCCTCTGAGTCGGCGGCGACCGGTAGCTTTATTCTGATTGACCCTATAACCAACGCGACTGTCGCGGCCGGATTAGTGAATCAGATAAGCAGGGAACGGGCGGAACAGCCTTCAACTGAGCTGTCTTTTGTTATCGAACTGCAGCAATTAATACGCAAGCATTTTCCGCAATGGAAACTGGAAGATGTTGCCGATGTTATCCGGAAAACCTGA
- a CDS encoding phosphoadenylyl-sulfate reductase, whose protein sequence is MRTMKRILQQDESTQQAWLTEANQAMQEVTAEERVQQALSHFPVNAVVSSSFGAQAAVMLHLLSRQREDIPVILLDTGYLFAETYRFADELQQRLQLNLKVYRAPLSAAWQEARWGQLWTEKEGLQRYNQLNKVEPMQRALKELNAGTWFSGLRRQQSRTRQQIPFAERHTNVIKVHPIADWSDRDIYNYLERHQLPYHPLWHKGYVSIGDTHSTQRLDPGMNPEDTRFNGMGRECGLHT, encoded by the coding sequence ATGCGGACGATGAAACGGATTCTGCAACAGGACGAAAGTACCCAGCAAGCCTGGTTAACGGAAGCCAATCAGGCGATGCAGGAAGTCACGGCTGAAGAGCGTGTCCAACAGGCGCTTAGCCACTTTCCGGTCAATGCAGTGGTCAGTTCCAGTTTTGGGGCTCAGGCGGCCGTTATGTTGCACTTGCTGAGCCGACAGCGGGAAGATATTCCGGTTATTTTGCTGGATACCGGTTATCTATTTGCCGAAACCTATCGTTTTGCTGATGAGCTGCAACAACGGTTGCAGCTAAACCTTAAAGTTTATCGTGCCCCGCTTTCTGCCGCCTGGCAGGAAGCCCGCTGGGGGCAGCTGTGGACTGAAAAAGAAGGTTTACAGCGCTATAACCAGCTTAATAAGGTTGAACCTATGCAACGGGCTTTAAAAGAACTCAATGCAGGAACCTGGTTCAGCGGTCTGCGCCGGCAGCAAAGCAGGACCCGCCAGCAAATCCCGTTTGCAGAGCGACATACGAATGTTATCAAAGTACATCCGATCGCGGATTGGTCCGATCGGGATATCTATAACTACTTAGAACGTCACCAGCTGCCTTATCACCCGCTATGGCATAAGGGTTATGTCTCTATTGGCGATACTCATTCAACCCAGCGCCTGGATCCTGGCATGAACCCTGAGGACACCCGCTTTAATGGCATGGGCCGTGAGTGCGGTCTGCATACATAA